The Coffea eugenioides isolate CCC68of chromosome 8, Ceug_1.0, whole genome shotgun sequence genome has a segment encoding these proteins:
- the LOC113780523 gene encoding putative nuclease HARBI1 codes for MAWNNRRGARGRNVDRMRQDEEDEALLLMSASLMLMHPSLAHVDNNQPLPQHDGSFTDRQWVERVLYGHHRCSIDNMRITVDNFLLLSNILVERQYVPHNYQQRVPIQEALAMTLMLVSHKHTHRMLGTIFDRSIETINRNIKKVLRGLCLFAAEIIRPGDQTAVHPRIVNSTNFYPWFKDAVGAMDGTHISACPPTGEQMAYTNRHGWQSQNVLAVCDHDMRFIYMYAGWEGSARDARVLESALAYPSDFPLPQPGQYYLVDAAYRNAPGFMPPY; via the exons ATGGCCTGGAACAACCGCCGTGGTGCTAGAGGACGCAATGTGGACCGCATGAGGCAAGATGAGGAAGATGAGGCCTTACTTCTTATGAGTGCCTCGTTAATGTTAATGCATCCGTCACTTGCACACGTGGATAATAATCAACCACTTCCGCAACATGATGGTTCATTCACAGATAGGCAGTGGGTGGAACGCGTACTCTACGGTCATCATAGATGCTCAATAGACAACATGCGTATTACGGTTGATAATTTCTTGCTACTGTCCAATATCCTTGTCGAGAGACAGTACGTTCCACACAATTACCAACAGCGCGTGCCCATACAGGAGGCGCTTGCTATGACTTTAATGTTGGTCAGCCACAAGCATACGCACCGTATGTTGGGGACTATTTTTGATCGATCCATCGAGACGATTAATCGAAATATAAAAAAGGTGCTCCGAGGCCTGTGTCTATTTGCAGCTGAAATAATACGACCGGGTGACCAGACTGCAGTTCATCCACGAATTGTAAACTCAACTAATTTTTATCCATGGTTCAAG GATGCCGTGGGAGCGATGGATGGCACCCACATCTCAGCTTGTCCTCCGACAGGCGAGCAAATGGCATATACAAATCGGCACGGGTGGCAATCACAGAATGTTCTGGCAGTTTGTGACCATGACATGCGCTTCATCTATATGTATGCTGGATGGGAGGGAAGTGCACGCGATGCGCGAGTGTTGGAGTCAGCATTAGCATATCCGTCCGATTTTCCACTGCCACAACCTG GCCAGTACTACTTAGTTGATGCGGCATATAGGAATGCTCCTGGTTTCATGCCCCCGTATTAG